TACGAGTCGATCCTCAGGGAGATGCGGGATGCGGCCGGCGACTCGGGTGAGTTCTACACCCCGCGCCCGGTCAACCGGTTCATGGTCCAGCAGTCCTTCCTGGAGCTGGACGAGGCGATCCTCGACCCGGCGAGCGGGACGGGCGGTTTCCTGGTCCAGGCGTACGAGGACTTGAAAGGTCGGGTCAACACGGACACCCAGCGCAGGCGGCTGCACAAGAACATCCGGGGCATCGAGAAGAAGCCGCTGCCGTATCTGTTGGGCGCCATGAACCTGCTGCTGCACGGGATCGACACACCGCACGTCACACGTGCCAACTCGTTGCTGGAGATGCGGAACTTTAACGCCTCCGACAAGGTGGAGGTCGTTCTCACTAATCCGCCCTTCGGCGGTGAGGAGGAATCGACGGTCGTCAAGGCGTTCCCGGACGGCTTCCGGACCCAGGAGACGGCCTGGCTCTTCCTCTACTCGATTCTCGATCAGCTCAAGCTGGGTGGTCGGTGCGCGATCGTTCTGCCGAACGGCAGTCTGTTCGCCACGGGGGAGAACTCCATCGGCGCGAAGATCAAGAAGAAGCTGATGAAGGACTGCAACCTGCACACGATCGTCCGCCTCCCGCAGGGCGTTTTCGCGCCCTACACGCAGATCCCGTCCAACATTCTTTTCTTCGAGAAGACCGGTCCGACGCAGGAGGTCTGGTTCTACGAGATCCCGCTGCCGGAGGGGCGGCGGGGCTACACCAAGACGAAGCCGATGCGGATCGAGGAGTTCGAGCCGTGCGTCGATTGGTGGGGCGGCAAGGAGCGTGAGGGCCGCGAGGCGGGTGAACAGGCGTGGGTCGTCCCCGCATCAGACATCATCGCCTCCGGCTTCAACCTCGATATCGCCAACCCGCACATGGGTGACGAACTGGCCCACCGGACGCCGGAAGAACTGGTGGACGAGCTGGTGCAGACGGAGACGGAGATCCTTGAATTGCTGAAGGAACTGCGTGCGGGTCTGGGTGAGCAGCGATGACTCTCACCGATTACGCTGTGGGCGATGTGATCACCCTGGTGCGCCGGCCGGTCCTTCCCGAGGAGGGCAAGGAGTACCGCGAGATTGGTATCCGTTCCTTCGGCAACGGGATCTTTCATAAAGATCCCGTTGCGGGCCGGGAGATCATTGCCAAAAAGGTGTTCAGTATTGAACCGGGCGACCTTGTTTTCAGCAACATCTTCGCGTGGGAGGGCGCAGTTGCGCTTGCTGCCGACAGTGAAAAGGGTATGATCGGTTCACACCGGTTCATGACGTATTGCGTTAACCAGGAGATTGCGGATGTGCGGTATTTGCTTCCGTACTTTTATGGAGGGCCGGGGCTGGATGTGATCCGCCAGGCGTCTCCAGGATCGGCCGGGCGTAACCGGACTCTCGGTATCAAGACGTTTGGTGTAAAGCGCGTGGTTCTCCCTAATCTGGCTGAGCAGCGTCGCGTCGCTGACAAGCTCGACGCAGCGATGGACCGCATGGCCTTTGCGTTGTCTCTGCGTGCCAAGGCCAAAAAGACGTCGTTGGCTCTCTACGATTCCTTGCTCGGCCAAGTGAAGCATTGGAGAGATCTCGGCGATGGGTTGAATCTCAGTATTGAGGAAGTAGCTGTCTCGGGAGACGATAACTATCCGATGGCAGGTGTCTACGGGTTCGGTCGAGGTCTCATCGACCGCGGAACGATTTCTGGTTCCGATACCAAATATTCGAAGTTTCACCGGCTTCAGAAAGGCAAATTGGTCATGAGTCGCCTCAAGGCTTTTGAAGGGGCATTGACTATGGTTCCGGGGGAGTTCGAAGGGCGTCACGTCTCCCCGGAGTTCCCTACTTTTGCTGTTGATCCGGATGTTCTGGATCCTGCCTATCTGGGACACTTGTGTAAGTGGCCGCGCTTCTGGGCACTCCTCAGCAAGGAGTCCAAGGGCGTCGGCGCAAGGCGAGAACGAGTAGCAGCGTCGCGCTTGCTCGCGACGAGCGTCCCATTCCCTGACTTGCACTCGCAGCGCGAGATCGCAGCTCAACTCAGCAAGGCTGAAGCCGCAGATCAGCTTGGCCGTCAACAGGATGCAGTTTTGACCTCACTGCGCCCCGCACTACTCGACGCCGCTTTCGGAGGACGCTTGTAGCCTCACCCCAGCTCACTCGCGCGAAACCCGCCGCCACCCCCCATCCGTAACCACCACATGGTCCAGGAACCGCAGACCGACCGCCGCCGCCCCCGCCGCCAGGCGGGTCGTGGCGCGGCGGTCGGCCTCGCTTGGGTCGGTGCAACCCGTGGGGTGGTTGTGGGCGACGCCGAACGACGTGCCGCCCGCCGCGAGGACCAGGGCCAGGACGTCGCGGACCGGGAGCAGGCTGCGGTCCGTCGCGCCTTCCGTGAGGACGGTCGTGCGGATGACCGAGCCCGACCCGTCGCAGACGACCACGACGACGCGTTCGTGTCGCAGGCCGTGGAGGTGGGGAGCCGCGATCGTCGCCAAGTCGGCCGATCCGCGTACCCGTTGGCGGGCTGAGGACGGTGGCGGCGCCACTCGGCGGCCCAGCTGGAACGCCGCCGCGACCCGTGCCGCCTTAGCCGGACCGATCCCGGCCAGGCCCGCCGCCAGCTCATGCGCGGGGAGCCGGGACAGTGCGTACAAGCCGCCGTGCCGGTGGATCAGCTGCCCGGCCAGCTCCACCGCATCCTGGCCGGGGAGCCCCGCGCCCAGCAGCAGCGCCAGAAGCTCACGATCGGACAACGCCTCCGCGCCGCGCGCCAACAGCCGTTCGCGTGGTCGGTCCCGGGCCGGTACGTCCCGCATCCGTACCACCGCCCCACACCCCCTCAGTCCACCGAGTCGCGGTCGAGAGGTTCTGAGTCAGTGGCTACCGGGGGGTCGGGCTCCGGGTCGGGCGAGGGGGCGAACGGCTCTGCGTCTGCGCTGCTTCCCGCCGCCGAGCCGATGAGCTCCATGAGCCGCCGGTGCAGTGTCTCCGAGCGGGCCCGCAGAAACGCGTCGTAGTCGTCGCGCAACGCGGCCTGGTACGCGTCCTCTTCGATCAGGCAGGTGCGCAGCCGTTCCCGCAGCTTGTCCTCGCCGTGCCAGTTGGCCAGGTCCCTCAAGTAGGCGGAGGGACGGCGGTCGGAGATCCAGTTGTTGGTGATCGCGCTGAGCATGATCAGGTTGCCGCAGACGTTGTCCTTCCCCGCCTTCACCCCCTCCTTCCTCAGGTACGCACGCGGGAAGAAGTGGTGGAACTGCTTCCCGTTCTGCCAGGAGAGCGCGTCGGCCACATCGATGACGAGACCCGTGTTCAGATCGACGGGCTTCTCGTACGACATCAGGAGCACCAGAAGCTTGCTGGGCGCGTTCTGCCGGGAGAACTGCGCGCGCTGCCACAGGACGCTTCGAGGCAGTGCGGCCGCTGTCTCGACCTCCGTCGAGCGGCCCGCCGCGAACTCCGTCACGGCCGTCAGGTCAGGCCCCATCTGGGACTCACGCCAGCCCTTGAAGTACTCGCCGCTCGCCGTCAGCCAGAACCAGCGCGTCACGGCCTCGTACTGGGCCGCCGTCGGCTTGGGCAGTTGCCTGAACAGCTCGACCAGGACGGCGAACTGGTTGTAGTACGGCAGCGCTTCGGCCTGTGGGGTGTGGATCTGGGTGGAGAGGAAGTCGACTGCCCGCGCAGCCGCCTTGCCCGCGTCGCTGACGGCTGCCTGGAGCTGCTGACGGTCCAGCCCGCGCAGTTCGTGGATGGATTTGGTGGAAAAGCCGAAGCCCGCTGCCGCCGAGATCGTCCGCAACATGGTCTTGGCGTCGACCCGGCCGTACTTCTTGGCGTCGAGGACCTGGAGAAGCTGCTCGATCTCGTCCTTGAGGTCGAAGTCCTTCGACCAGGTGCCGGCCCGGATCAGATCGACGATGTCCATGGACGTGCCCGTACTGTTGATCCGCTCGAAAATCCGGGCCGAGTCCTCTTCGGAGACGTCGAGCAGTGTCACCAACGGCACCTGATAGTGCGCGAACTGTTCGCTCAGCGCTTGTGCGCGACGCTGAAGCTCGGCGCTCGGCTTGTCCCGCTGGATCCACGACAGGATCGCGCCGACCGAGGTGAGATCCCGGACCGGGATGATGTGCGGCCCTGTCGGGGTCTCCTCCGTGAGGTGCAGGAACTCCTCGCGCTCCAAGTCGTACGCGATCTCCCAGATCGCCCCGGAGCCGTGCAGCGCGCCGACCAGGCTTGCCAGTCGCTGCTGACCGTCGAGGACGTAGTGCACCGGGGCGCCCTCGTGCTGCGGCACGGTGTCCAGGCCCGCGATCTCGTGTCCGCTGGCCAACTTGGCCGTTGTGCGCCACATGAGCAGGCTGCCGATGGGGTAGTTGCGGCGCACTGAGTCGAGCAGATACAGGATCTGTTGCGGGGTCCAGACGAACGCCCGCTGGAACTTGGGTAAAACGATGTCGCCGCTCAGGACCCGCGAAGCGAGTGAGGTGATCGGTGCGATCGTCGGCTCGGGCGCGCGCATCTTCGCCGATGACGTCCCCATTGCGTACCCCCTGATCGCAGGACCCGACAGCTGGAACAGCTGCGAGACCGATCGTAGGGGGCACCACTGACAATCGAACGAGCCTGCCTTCTACCGGAGCCCGTCCACGAACGCCCGCCAGGCGTCAAGGCCGACGATCAGGACAGCGCCGCTGACGTTCTTGCTGTCGCGCACGGGGACGGTACCGGGGAAGCCGTCGGCCACCTCGACACAGTCGCCGCCGGTGCTTCCGCTGTAGCTGGACTTACGCCACCGCGCGTTCTCCAGGTGCGGGCTGTTCTCCATAACGCTCCTCCATCACGCGGGTGATCAGTGTCGCCGAATCCTCAACGGAGAGAGCGGCGGCCTGGAGATGAGCGT
The DNA window shown above is from Streptomyces akebiae and carries:
- a CDS encoding DUF397 domain-containing protein, coding for MENSPHLENARWRKSSYSGSTGGDCVEVADGFPGTVPVRDSKNVSGAVLIVGLDAWRAFVDGLR
- a CDS encoding class I SAM-dependent DNA methyltransferase, whose product is MAATTKKTAEKSPATSQARLASLIKSARDTMRKDAGMNGDLDRLPQLSWLLFLKAFDERVEQEGEALDPDGYRRAIEEPYRWEDWATNPDFSGNELKTFVNEKLIPHLAGLVGDDAEDPRNVISTIFKNVVNRMQSGTLLRDLVSIVNQIHFVSTNDIHTMAFVYESILREMRDAAGDSGEFYTPRPVNRFMVQQSFLELDEAILDPASGTGGFLVQAYEDLKGRVNTDTQRRRLHKNIRGIEKKPLPYLLGAMNLLLHGIDTPHVTRANSLLEMRNFNASDKVEVVLTNPPFGGEEESTVVKAFPDGFRTQETAWLFLYSILDQLKLGGRCAIVLPNGSLFATGENSIGAKIKKKLMKDCNLHTIVRLPQGVFAPYTQIPSNILFFEKTGPTQEVWFYEIPLPEGRRGYTKTKPMRIEEFEPCVDWWGGKEREGREAGEQAWVVPASDIIASGFNLDIANPHMGDELAHRTPEELVDELVQTETEILELLKELRAGLGEQR
- a CDS encoding JAB domain-containing protein, which translates into the protein MRDVPARDRPRERLLARGAEALSDRELLALLLGAGLPGQDAVELAGQLIHRHGGLYALSRLPAHELAAGLAGIGPAKAARVAAAFQLGRRVAPPPSSARQRVRGSADLATIAAPHLHGLRHERVVVVVCDGSGSVIRTTVLTEGATDRSLLPVRDVLALVLAAGGTSFGVAHNHPTGCTDPSEADRRATTRLAAGAAAVGLRFLDHVVVTDGGWRRVSRE
- a CDS encoding restriction endonuclease subunit S produces the protein MTLTDYAVGDVITLVRRPVLPEEGKEYREIGIRSFGNGIFHKDPVAGREIIAKKVFSIEPGDLVFSNIFAWEGAVALAADSEKGMIGSHRFMTYCVNQEIADVRYLLPYFYGGPGLDVIRQASPGSAGRNRTLGIKTFGVKRVVLPNLAEQRRVADKLDAAMDRMAFALSLRAKAKKTSLALYDSLLGQVKHWRDLGDGLNLSIEEVAVSGDDNYPMAGVYGFGRGLIDRGTISGSDTKYSKFHRLQKGKLVMSRLKAFEGALTMVPGEFEGRHVSPEFPTFAVDPDVLDPAYLGHLCKWPRFWALLSKESKGVGARRERVAASRLLATSVPFPDLHSQREIAAQLSKAEAADQLGRQQDAVLTSLRPALLDAAFGGRL
- a CDS encoding DUF262 domain-containing protein, giving the protein MGTSSAKMRAPEPTIAPITSLASRVLSGDIVLPKFQRAFVWTPQQILYLLDSVRRNYPIGSLLMWRTTAKLASGHEIAGLDTVPQHEGAPVHYVLDGQQRLASLVGALHGSGAIWEIAYDLEREEFLHLTEETPTGPHIIPVRDLTSVGAILSWIQRDKPSAELQRRAQALSEQFAHYQVPLVTLLDVSEEDSARIFERINSTGTSMDIVDLIRAGTWSKDFDLKDEIEQLLQVLDAKKYGRVDAKTMLRTISAAAGFGFSTKSIHELRGLDRQQLQAAVSDAGKAAARAVDFLSTQIHTPQAEALPYYNQFAVLVELFRQLPKPTAAQYEAVTRWFWLTASGEYFKGWRESQMGPDLTAVTEFAAGRSTEVETAAALPRSVLWQRAQFSRQNAPSKLLVLLMSYEKPVDLNTGLVIDVADALSWQNGKQFHHFFPRAYLRKEGVKAGKDNVCGNLIMLSAITNNWISDRRPSAYLRDLANWHGEDKLRERLRTCLIEEDAYQAALRDDYDAFLRARSETLHRRLMELIGSAAGSSADAEPFAPSPDPEPDPPVATDSEPLDRDSVD